One Piscinibacter lacus genomic window, GCGCCTTCCGCAGCATGCGGCCGGACGACCTGCTGGTTGCCGCCCTCCAGGGCGCCCTGCGCCAGGTGCCGACGCTGGACCCGAAGGCCATCGAGGACGCCGTCATCGGCTGCGCCATGCCCGAGGCCGAGCAGGGCCTGAACATGGCCCGCCTGGCGGTGATGCTGGCGGGGCTGCCGAACTCGGTCGGCGGCGTCACCGTCAACCGCTTCTGCGCCAGCGGCCTGACCGCCATCCAGATGGCCGCCGACCGCATCCGCGTCGGCGAGGCCGACCTGATGATCGCCGGCGGCGCCGAGAGCATGAGCCTGGTGCCCATGAGCGGCCACAAGCCTTCCTTCAACCCGGCCGTGTTCGAGAAGGACGAGAACATCGGCCTGGCCTACGGCATGGGCATGACGGCCGAGAAGGTCGCGCAGCAGTGGAAGGTCAGCCGCGAGGCGCAGGACGCCTTTGCCCTGGCCAGCCACGAGAAGGCGCTGAAGGCCCAGGCGGCGGGCGAGTTCGCCGACGAGATCACGCCCATCGAGGTGGTCGAGCGCCTGCCCAACCTGGCCGAGGGCAGCGTCACCCTGCGCACCCGCACCGTGAGCCTGGACGAAGGCCCGCGCGCGGACACCTCGCTGGCTGGCCTGGCCAAGCTGCGCTCCGCCTTTGCCGCGCCCAAGGACCCGAGCGGCCAGGCCACCGGCCTGGGCAGCGTGACGGCCGGCAACAGCTCGCAGACCAGCGACGGCGCCGGCGCCCTGATCCTGGCCAGCGAAGCCGCGATCAAGACCCACGGCCTGACGCCGCTGGCCCGCTTCGTCGGCTATGCCAACAAGGGCGTGCCGCCCGAGATCATGGGCATCGGCCCCATTGAGGCCATTCCGGCGGTCCTGAAGCGCGCCGGCCTGACGCAGGAGCAGATGGACTGGATCGAGCTGAACGAGGCCTTTGCCGCGCAGTCGCTGGCGGTGCTGGACACGCTCAAGCTCGACCCGTCCAAGGTCAACCCCCTGGGCGGCGCCATCGCCCTGGGCCACCCGCTGGGCGCCACCGGCGCGATCCGTGCGGCCACCGTCATCCACGCCCTGCGCCGCCGTCAGCTCAAGTACGGCATGGTGACCATGTGCATCGGCACCGGCCAGGGGGCGGCGGGCATCTTCGAGCGCGTCTGAACCCCGGCGCCCGGCCCGGCCGGGCGACACTCCGTCCCCGCCAGCCCGCCCCGCGCGGGCTTTCCGTTTCTGCCCGGCCCGGGCCCAAGGACCCTCCATGAGCGAGCTGCTGCGCCACACCGAAGACGGCGTCCTCACCCTGACGCTGAACCGACTCGACAAGAAGAACGCGCTGAATGCGGCCCTCTATGCCGCCCTGGCCGATGCGCTGGACGAAGCGGCCGCTGCGGCCGACACCCGCGTCGTGCTGATCCAGGGGCATGAGCAGGTCTTCTGCGCCGGCAACGACCTGTCCGACTTCCTGCAATCGCCCGAGATCGGCGGCGACACGCCGGTGCTGCGCTTCCTGCACGCGATCGCGACCTTCCCCAAGCCCCTGGTCGCCGCGGTGGCCGGCCCGGCGGTGGGCGTGGGCACGACGATGCTGCTGCACTGCGACCTGGTCTATGCCGGCGACAACGCCGTCTTCAGCCTGCCCTTCGTCAACCTGGGCCTCTGCCCCGAGGCGGCCTCCAGCCTGCTGCTGCCGCGGCTTTGGGGCCACCCGCGCGCCGCCGAGGCCCTGCTGCTGGCCGAGCCCTTCGGTGTCGAGCAGGCCTTCGAGCGCGGCCTGGTCAACCGCATCGTGCCGCCCAATGAACTGAATGCCTTCGCCGCCGTGATGGCGCGCAAGCTGGCGAGCAAGCCGCTGGCCTCGCTGGTCGAGACCAAGCGCCTGATGAAGGCCGCCGATGCGCCGGCCCTGCAGCAGCGCCTGGCCGAGGAGGTCGTCGTCTTCGGCCGCATGCTCAAGGAGCCTGCCGCGAAGGAGGCCTTCACCGCCTTCCTCGAAAAGCGCCGACCCGACTTCAGCCGCTGCTGAGCCGCCCCCGGGCGCCGCTGCGGCGGCCCCCGGGCCGACAATGCCGCGCATGGCCCGCGACAAGACCGTCTACACCTGCCGCGAATGCGGCGGCCAGAGCCCGAAGTGGCTCGGCCAGTGCCCGCACTGCAAGGCCTGGAACACCCTGGACGAGGGCCCGGCCGAGCCGGCCGCCGGCGCCCCGCGCAACCGCTTCCAGGGCCTGGCCGCAGCCCAGCCGGTGCGTGCCCTGGCCGAGATCGAGGCCAGCGAGGTCGACCGCCGCCCGACCGGCCTGGGCGAGCTGGACCGCGTCCTCGGCGGCGGCATCGTCGAGGGCGGCGTGGTGCTGATCGGCGGCGACCCGGGCATCGGCAAGAGCACCCTGCTGCTCCAGGCCGTCGATGCGCTTTCGGCCGACTGGCCGGTGCTTTATGTGAGCGGCGAGGAATCCGGCGCGCAGGTCGCCCTGCGCGCCCGCCGCCTCGGCCTGGTCGGCACGGCGGTGCAGGTGCTTGCCGAGATCCAGTTGGAGAAGATCCTCGCGACGCTGGAGCAGATGCAGCCGCGCTTCTGCGTGATCGACTCGATCCAGACCGTGTTCTCCGACGCGCTCAGCTCCGCGCCCGGCTCGGTCGCCCAGGTGCGCGAGTGCGCGGCCCAGCTCACCCGCGCGGCCAAGGCCAGCGGCTGTGCGGTGGTGCTGGTCGGCCACGTGACCAAGGAAGGCGCACTGGCCGGCCCGCGCGTGCTGGAGCACATGGTCGACACCGTGCTGTATTTCGAGGGCGACACGCACAGCAGCTTCCGCCTGATCCGCGCGATCAAGAACCGCTTCGGCGCGGTCAACGAGATCGGCGTGTTCGCGATGACCGACAAGGGCCTCAAGGGCGTCAGCAACCCGAGCGCGATCTTCCTCTCGACCCAGGGCGAGCCGGTGCCCGGCGCCTGCGTGCTGGTCACGCTGGAGGGCACGCGGCCGCTGCTGGTCGAGATCCAGGCCCTGGTCGACAGCGGCGGACCCAGCCCGCGCCGCCTGAGCGTGGGCCTGGACCGCGACCGCCTGGCCATGCTGCTGGCCGTGCTGCACCGCCATGCCGGCGTGGCCTGCATGGACCAGGATGTGTTCGTCAACGCCGTCGGCGGCGTGCGCATTGCCGAGCCGGCGGCCGACCTGGCCGTGCTGCTCGCCATCCAGGGCAGCTTGCGCGGCAAGGCCCTGCCGCGCGGCCTGATCGCCTTCGGCGAAGTCGGCCTGGCCGGCGAGGTGCGGCCCGCGCCGCGCGGCCAGGAGCGGCTGCGCGAGGCGGCCAAGCTCGGCTTCACCGCGGCCATCGTGCCGCAGGCCAATGTGCCGCGCCAGCCGATCGAGGGCCTGACCGTGCACGGCGTCGAGCGCGTCGAGCAGGCCATCGAGCTGGCGCGCAGCCTGGGTTGAGCCGGCGGCCCCTCGCTGCCTGCTGCGCGATCGCTGCCGTCTGCCCCCCGCTCAGCCCCGCCCGCCCCGCCCCCAGCATGCCGGCTGCCGCCCCCGTCCTCTCACCGCAGCCCGTCGCGCCGGGCGCCATTCCGGCCCGGCCGGCCGACTGGCCGGGCTGCGGCACCCCGCAGCCGCCCGCGCGCCTGGCCGTGGTGGCCGATCTGCACGGCAACTTGCCGGCGCTGGAGGCGCTGGAGGCGCGGCTGGCCGCCGAGGGCATCGCCCAGGCGGTGCTGCTGGGTGACCAGCTCGCCGGCCCGCTCTGGCCGGCCGAGACGGCTGCCCGCCTGGCCCGGCTCGGTTGGCCTGCCCTGGCTGGTAACCATGAGCGGCAGATGCTGGCGGTGGCGGGCCGCGGGCCGAGGGCGCAGCCGGCCCATCCGCGCTCGGCCGACGCGCTGGCGGTGGCCCGGCTCGACCGCCCGGCGCTCGATGCCCTGCTGGCGCTGCCGGTGCGCGCGGCCTGGGGCGAGGTCTGGGCCTGCCACGGCACGCCGGCCAGCGATGTGCAGATGCTGCTGCACAGCGTCGACGACCCCGCCTGCGGCGGCGGCCCCGCGCCGCGCCCGGCGAGCGAGGCCGAGCTGCGCGCCCGGCTCGGCCCCTGGGCGCGGCCGCAGTCGGCTGGCGGACCGGCTGTTGTCCTCTGCGGCCACAGCCACCTGCCCGCCTGCCGTACCCTGCCCGGCGGTCCGCTGCTGCTCAACCCCGGCAGCCTCGGCCTGCCGGCCTACGACGACGACCTGCCGCATCCTCATGGGGTGGAAACCGGCAGCCCGCAGGCCCGTTGGGCACTGCTCAGCCGGGGCGCCGACGGCACCTGGCGGGCCGAGCTGCGCACCCTGGATTACGACCACCCAGCCGCAGCCGCGCGCGCCGAGGCCAGCGGCCGCGGCGACTGGGCCGATGCCCTGCGCAGCGGGCGCGTCGGCCGCCGCGAGTCCGAGGTGCTCGGCCCGGCTTGAGCGGCTGGGCTGCGATCCTCTCCCCTCATGCCCCCTGGAGCCCCGTTTCCATGAATCCCCGCATCGGCTGGCTGCTGGCCGCCCTGTTCAGCGTGCTCGCCATCGCCCAGTTCGGCTGGCAGGGCGCGGTCTTCGCGACCACCCTGGTCGTGTTCTGGTTGCTGCTGCAATTCAGCCGCACCGTGCGTGCGCTGAAGGTCGCGGCGGGCCGGCCGGTGGGCCGCATCGTCAGCGCCCCCGATCTGCTGCCGCGCCTGCGCCCCGGCCTGCCGCTGGCCGATCTTCTGCTGCGCACCCGCAGCCTGGGCGCCAAGGCCGACTGGCCGGCCGCGGCCGGCGAGCCCGCCGAAACCGAGGATCCGCAGTCGCCCGGTGCCGGCGTCTACTTGTGGACCGATGCCTCCGGTCACCGGCTGCGCGTGGCCCTGCACAAGGGCCGGGTGAGCCGCTGGCGGCTGGAGCCGGCGGGCGAGGCGGTCGAGGTTGCGGCGCCACCTGCCGCCTGAGTGGGGGCGCTGCGCCTCCAGCCGCCCAAGGCATGTCCCTGTGATTGCGCGCCTCCTGCGTCTCGCCCTGGCCCTGCTGCTGCTCGCCATGCTGGCGCTCGTCTTCGGCGGCCTGGCCTGGGGCCGGCCGCTGGCCGGCATGGCGGCCGCCCTGGCCCTGCCGCTGGGCCTGGCCCTGATCGGTCTGGGGGCCTACGCCATCGAGATGCTGCTGGCCGCCGCCGTGCACCGTGACGACCCCTGGCCACGGCCGCGACCCGCCGAACGGCTGCGCGCCCTGTGGGGCGAACTGTGCATCGCTGCCCCGACCTTTCTGTGGCATCAGGCCTTCCGGGCCGCAGCCTGGCCCGACCGACCCGGCACCGCCGGCCAGCGCGGTCTGGTGCTGGTGCATGGTCACGTCTGCAACCGCGGCTTCTGGAACCGCTGGCTCGCA contains:
- a CDS encoding acetyl-CoA C-acyltransferase translates to MKQLQDAYIVAATRTPIGKAGRGAFRSMRPDDLLVAALQGALRQVPTLDPKAIEDAVIGCAMPEAEQGLNMARLAVMLAGLPNSVGGVTVNRFCASGLTAIQMAADRIRVGEADLMIAGGAESMSLVPMSGHKPSFNPAVFEKDENIGLAYGMGMTAEKVAQQWKVSREAQDAFALASHEKALKAQAAGEFADEITPIEVVERLPNLAEGSVTLRTRTVSLDEGPRADTSLAGLAKLRSAFAAPKDPSGQATGLGSVTAGNSSQTSDGAGALILASEAAIKTHGLTPLARFVGYANKGVPPEIMGIGPIEAIPAVLKRAGLTQEQMDWIELNEAFAAQSLAVLDTLKLDPSKVNPLGGAIALGHPLGATGAIRAATVIHALRRRQLKYGMVTMCIGTGQGAAGIFERV
- a CDS encoding enoyl-CoA hydratase yields the protein MSELLRHTEDGVLTLTLNRLDKKNALNAALYAALADALDEAAAAADTRVVLIQGHEQVFCAGNDLSDFLQSPEIGGDTPVLRFLHAIATFPKPLVAAVAGPAVGVGTTMLLHCDLVYAGDNAVFSLPFVNLGLCPEAASSLLLPRLWGHPRAAEALLLAEPFGVEQAFERGLVNRIVPPNELNAFAAVMARKLASKPLASLVETKRLMKAADAPALQQRLAEEVVVFGRMLKEPAAKEAFTAFLEKRRPDFSRC
- the radA gene encoding DNA repair protein RadA, giving the protein MARDKTVYTCRECGGQSPKWLGQCPHCKAWNTLDEGPAEPAAGAPRNRFQGLAAAQPVRALAEIEASEVDRRPTGLGELDRVLGGGIVEGGVVLIGGDPGIGKSTLLLQAVDALSADWPVLYVSGEESGAQVALRARRLGLVGTAVQVLAEIQLEKILATLEQMQPRFCVIDSIQTVFSDALSSAPGSVAQVRECAAQLTRAAKASGCAVVLVGHVTKEGALAGPRVLEHMVDTVLYFEGDTHSSFRLIRAIKNRFGAVNEIGVFAMTDKGLKGVSNPSAIFLSTQGEPVPGACVLVTLEGTRPLLVEIQALVDSGGPSPRRLSVGLDRDRLAMLLAVLHRHAGVACMDQDVFVNAVGGVRIAEPAADLAVLLAIQGSLRGKALPRGLIAFGEVGLAGEVRPAPRGQERLREAAKLGFTAAIVPQANVPRQPIEGLTVHGVERVEQAIELARSLG
- a CDS encoding metallophosphoesterase family protein; the protein is MPAAAPVLSPQPVAPGAIPARPADWPGCGTPQPPARLAVVADLHGNLPALEALEARLAAEGIAQAVLLGDQLAGPLWPAETAARLARLGWPALAGNHERQMLAVAGRGPRAQPAHPRSADALAVARLDRPALDALLALPVRAAWGEVWACHGTPASDVQMLLHSVDDPACGGGPAPRPASEAELRARLGPWARPQSAGGPAVVLCGHSHLPACRTLPGGPLLLNPGSLGLPAYDDDLPHPHGVETGSPQARWALLSRGADGTWRAELRTLDYDHPAAAARAEASGRGDWADALRSGRVGRRESEVLGPA